Proteins encoded in a region of the Deltaproteobacteria bacterium genome:
- a CDS encoding metallophosphoesterase, translating to MRRHRATLVLFPLCLAYAVVRYIVIKGVPWSELPLFVTNKALAFTSLALFGLAAVARDPERRRAAGLTGLTLASVHTVITLCLLPTASFAPLFAAFPAGRTLRVGPQLALLAGAAGLVAVAFAAHRVRLAVPALLLLGVLHCAALGWPGWWRASTWPGRLPPITLLASATAALALVALGLRARVRRRAVHAPPNLRLLGGARTKVATLGLLAALLLAVACTDGAPSTSRDGGAGGDPASPDDAASQGPGPGGLPRDGVAARDGSPAPSRDGAPRDGAQLPEAGAPASGSFRFIAWGDTKSGTSTLSALSNQALALNPKFTIYAGDMISTWSDAAMDKWRTAANGDKSNGIFDITFTVRGNHDASGSATGYFNWMAKNHPLDRSAAAIGAKSFSHMPGRENGAYSFDYANAHFVGLDSTGDADTIKSDQIAWLDADLAAASKRGMTHAFLWFHGPIYCVAGHCDCTTNICKSGIYALVAVLNKYNFVSATFHGHEHVYTYTYLDSRRDPKITHPFHQFVNGATGAGPDVCDPGRYDYWMKTPGFLAVDVDGPRVSVQFHKQGGTVPEKTITWTK from the coding sequence TTGCGCAGACATCGCGCCACGCTCGTCCTCTTTCCCCTATGCCTCGCCTACGCCGTCGTGCGCTACATCGTGATCAAAGGCGTGCCGTGGAGCGAACTCCCGCTCTTCGTCACCAACAAGGCTCTCGCCTTCACGTCCCTCGCGCTCTTCGGGCTCGCCGCCGTCGCACGAGATCCCGAGCGTCGGCGCGCCGCCGGCCTCACGGGCCTCACGCTCGCCAGCGTGCACACCGTGATCACGCTCTGCCTCCTGCCCACGGCCTCTTTCGCCCCCCTCTTTGCGGCCTTTCCCGCGGGTCGCACGCTGCGCGTCGGGCCCCAGCTCGCGCTCCTCGCCGGAGCTGCCGGTCTCGTGGCCGTCGCCTTCGCCGCCCACCGCGTGCGACTCGCGGTCCCGGCCCTGCTCCTCCTCGGCGTGCTGCACTGCGCGGCCCTCGGCTGGCCGGGATGGTGGCGCGCCAGTACTTGGCCCGGACGGCTTCCGCCGATCACGTTGCTCGCGAGCGCCACTGCCGCCCTCGCGCTCGTCGCGCTCGGCCTCCGGGCGCGCGTGCGCCGACGCGCCGTACACGCTCCGCCGAATCTGCGGCTCCTCGGGGGAGCGCGCACGAAGGTCGCCACGCTCGGCCTCCTCGCTGCCTTGCTCCTCGCCGTGGCGTGTACGGATGGCGCTCCCAGCACCTCGCGCGACGGGGGCGCCGGCGGGGACCCGGCCTCTCCCGATGATGCGGCGAGCCAAGGCCCCGGGCCCGGCGGGCTCCCACGCGACGGAGTCGCAGCGCGCGACGGCAGCCCCGCCCCGTCGAGGGACGGTGCCCCCCGCGACGGTGCGCAACTCCCGGAGGCCGGCGCGCCCGCGAGCGGCAGCTTCCGCTTCATCGCGTGGGGCGACACTAAGTCCGGCACCTCGACGCTCTCCGCGCTCTCCAACCAGGCCCTCGCCCTCAACCCCAAGTTCACGATTTACGCCGGCGACATGATCAGCACCTGGTCGGACGCGGCGATGGACAAGTGGAGGACCGCGGCCAACGGCGACAAGAGCAACGGCATCTTCGACATCACCTTCACCGTGCGCGGCAACCATGACGCGTCCGGCTCCGCGACGGGGTACTTCAACTGGATGGCCAAGAACCACCCGCTCGATCGGTCCGCCGCGGCCATCGGCGCCAAGAGCTTCTCCCACATGCCGGGGCGCGAGAATGGGGCGTACTCCTTCGACTACGCCAACGCGCACTTCGTCGGGCTCGACTCGACCGGTGACGCGGATACGATCAAATCCGACCAGATCGCGTGGCTGGATGCCGACCTCGCGGCCGCCTCCAAGCGCGGCATGACCCACGCCTTCCTCTGGTTCCACGGCCCGATCTACTGCGTCGCGGGGCACTGCGACTGCACGACCAACATCTGCAAGAGCGGCATCTACGCGCTCGTGGCGGTGCTCAACAAGTACAACTTCGTCAGCGCCACCTTCCACGGGCACGAGCACGTCTACACCTATACCTACCTCGACAGCCGACGCGACCCGAAGATCACGCACCCCTTCCATCAGTTCGTGAACGGCGCGACAGGCGCGGGACCCGATGTCTGCGACCCCGGCCGCTACGACTACTGGATGAAGACCCCGGGCTTCCTCGCGGTCGACGTGGATGGCCCGCGCGTCTCGGTGCAGTTCCACAAGCAGGGGGGCACGGTCCCGGAGAAGACCATCACCTGGACCAAGTGA
- a CDS encoding GNAT family N-acetyltransferase — protein sequence MNIIDLGDDHRALFAACLEDWSDDVREAGDRRARWVERFLAKGLRAKLAIDEHGAVGGMIQYLPIEQSTVQGAGLYFIPCIWVHGHKQGRGNFQGHGMGSALLEAAEADVRTLGARGLAAWGLWLPLWMKASWFKRHGYRKADRQGIAVLVWKPFTDDAQPPRWHPRGKKLPDPVPGKVNVTAFVNGWCTGMNLAVERARRAATELGDRVVYREIDTSEPAAIAKWGFSDALFVDGKAVRTGPPPSYEKIRSVIARRLRSCAETEPTEPQPRCGGADGNHGGE from the coding sequence ATGAACATCATCGACCTTGGTGACGACCACCGGGCGCTCTTCGCTGCCTGCCTCGAGGACTGGTCGGACGACGTTCGCGAGGCCGGCGACCGCCGGGCCCGCTGGGTCGAGCGCTTCCTTGCCAAGGGGCTGCGGGCCAAGCTGGCGATCGACGAGCACGGTGCCGTTGGCGGGATGATCCAGTACCTCCCGATCGAGCAGTCTACCGTTCAAGGCGCCGGGCTCTACTTCATCCCATGCATCTGGGTCCACGGCCACAAGCAGGGACGCGGCAATTTCCAGGGCCATGGCATGGGAAGCGCCTTGCTCGAAGCAGCCGAGGCGGACGTGCGGACCCTTGGGGCCAGGGGCCTGGCGGCCTGGGGCCTCTGGCTCCCGTTATGGATGAAGGCCTCCTGGTTCAAGCGGCACGGCTACCGCAAAGCGGACCGTCAAGGCATCGCGGTCCTCGTGTGGAAACCGTTCACGGATGACGCTCAACCACCTCGCTGGCACCCCAGGGGCAAGAAGCTCCCCGACCCGGTACCCGGCAAGGTCAACGTGACCGCATTCGTGAACGGCTGGTGCACGGGGATGAACCTCGCCGTCGAACGCGCCCGACGCGCGGCCACCGAACTCGGTGACAGGGTCGTCTACCGAGAGATTGACACCTCGGAGCCTGCCGCCATCGCGAAGTGGGGCTTCTCCGATGCGCTCTTCGTGGATGGCAAGGCCGTTCGGACAGGCCCACCCCCGAGCTACGAGAAGATCCGCTCTGTCATCGCGAGGAGGCTGCGAAGTTGCGCGGAGACGGAGCCGACGGAGCCGCAACCACGGTGCGGTGGGGCCGACGGCAACCACGGTGGGGAATGA
- a CDS encoding FAD-dependent oxidoreductase — protein MPSRRSISTLLPALLLAACPGSGPGTTDSDSGVGTSDAGLHDLGPSTDRGAADLGRFDARVVRTFDVVIVGAGTGGTAAAIQAARMGARVALLEESTWVGGQATSAGVSSMDVSSAREADYGLYKELIDRVRTHYAGLGKSISTCYWSGDSQCFEPRVGKDKLLELLRAAPSGKGSLELFTQVSVAAVLKSGQAVTGVRTSGGEIFQARVLVDATEHGDLLPLAGVRYRVGNATSDAPNAAACLQDLTYVAIAKKYPKGLPTGLAFSSAPPGYAEAKPHFERVIRKGGTSWFGLAPYYPYDAVTHAAYRGTPDSTGAGSYTAANAATSAAITKTGINWANDHPALNLYNPAPGVTNPTLPVRYLEDRTYRAQVDCEARLKTLQFLYYLQTDLGEPLWSVANDEGYDPAPCPNIPAAFRSLERHFPLYPYVRESRRMIGSRTLTARHLVNDPGVPRSKTLEPSAIAVGGYANDLHNCSSDATLESALETRADVSSGRVFQIPLEAFLPETLDGFLPAEKNFSQSRLANGATRLQPTTMATGQAMGALAALAVARGIAPRAVKPVLVQNALVKAGARLSLYRFDDMPPGHALWPAVELVSARGVMVGGSDGRFRVADPLSRAETAIVLARLLGLATSTPPATPSFQDVPADHFAYGAIEAIKRAGLTGGCSTSPPRYCPDEPLTRAMLASFLARGLALDLAKAPTTPYYTDVPRDHLAFAAVQVVTQAGLLPGCATARHFCPAEAVSRGAMAEAARAALLHGL, from the coding sequence ATGCCCAGCCGACGGTCAATCTCCACCCTGCTCCCCGCGCTGCTCCTTGCCGCCTGTCCGGGTAGCGGACCCGGCACCACCGACAGCGACAGCGGCGTCGGCACCTCCGATGCCGGCTTGCACGATCTCGGCCCTTCGACGGACCGCGGCGCGGCCGATCTCGGTCGATTCGACGCCCGCGTGGTGCGGACCTTCGACGTCGTGATCGTTGGCGCGGGGACGGGCGGGACCGCCGCCGCGATCCAGGCCGCCCGGATGGGGGCGAGGGTGGCGCTCCTCGAGGAATCAACCTGGGTCGGGGGCCAGGCCACGAGCGCCGGGGTCTCCTCGATGGACGTGAGCTCCGCGCGCGAAGCGGACTACGGGCTCTACAAGGAGCTCATCGACAGGGTCCGCACGCACTACGCGGGGCTCGGCAAATCGATCAGCACCTGCTACTGGTCCGGCGACTCGCAGTGCTTCGAGCCGCGCGTCGGGAAGGACAAGCTTCTCGAGCTCTTGCGTGCGGCGCCCTCCGGCAAGGGCTCGCTCGAGCTCTTCACCCAGGTTTCGGTCGCAGCCGTGCTGAAAAGCGGGCAGGCCGTGACCGGCGTCCGCACCTCGGGTGGAGAGATCTTCCAGGCCAGGGTGCTCGTCGACGCGACCGAGCACGGCGACCTCTTGCCGCTCGCCGGGGTACGCTACCGCGTGGGCAACGCGACGAGCGACGCGCCGAACGCCGCGGCCTGCCTTCAGGACCTCACCTATGTGGCGATCGCCAAGAAATACCCGAAGGGCCTCCCGACGGGGCTGGCCTTTTCGTCGGCCCCTCCGGGCTATGCCGAGGCCAAGCCGCACTTCGAGCGCGTGATCAGGAAGGGGGGGACGAGCTGGTTCGGGCTTGCCCCGTACTACCCGTACGACGCGGTGACGCACGCGGCCTACCGCGGCACCCCCGATTCGACGGGCGCCGGCAGCTATACGGCCGCGAACGCCGCGACGAGCGCCGCGATTACCAAGACCGGCATCAACTGGGCCAACGACCATCCCGCGCTGAACCTCTACAACCCGGCGCCCGGCGTGACCAACCCGACGCTTCCCGTGCGCTACCTCGAGGACCGCACCTACCGCGCGCAGGTCGACTGCGAGGCGCGGCTTAAAACGCTCCAGTTCCTCTACTACCTGCAGACCGACCTCGGGGAACCCCTCTGGTCCGTCGCCAACGACGAGGGCTACGACCCCGCCCCCTGTCCGAACATCCCCGCCGCCTTCAGGAGCCTCGAGCGGCACTTCCCCCTCTACCCCTACGTGCGCGAGAGCCGTCGAATGATCGGGTCCCGCACGCTCACAGCGAGGCACCTGGTCAACGACCCGGGCGTGCCGCGCTCGAAGACCCTAGAGCCGAGCGCCATCGCCGTTGGCGGCTACGCCAACGATCTGCACAACTGCAGCAGCGACGCCACGCTCGAGAGCGCGCTCGAGACGCGGGCCGACGTGAGCTCCGGCCGCGTCTTCCAGATCCCGCTCGAGGCCTTCCTCCCCGAGACGCTCGACGGGTTTCTCCCCGCGGAGAAGAACTTCTCGCAGAGCCGGCTCGCAAACGGCGCCACGCGCCTGCAACCCACCACGATGGCCACGGGACAGGCGATGGGCGCTTTGGCCGCGCTCGCGGTCGCGCGAGGCATCGCGCCCCGCGCGGTGAAGCCCGTGCTGGTGCAGAACGCCCTCGTCAAGGCGGGCGCGCGGCTCTCCCTGTATCGCTTCGACGACATGCCGCCCGGGCACGCGCTCTGGCCCGCTGTCGAGCTCGTCTCGGCCCGCGGTGTAATGGTCGGCGGTAGTGACGGGCGCTTTCGCGTCGCCGACCCGTTGAGCCGCGCCGAGACGGCCATCGTGCTCGCCCGGCTCCTCGGCCTCGCAACGAGCACGCCCCCCGCCACGCCCTCGTTCCAGGATGTGCCAGCCGACCACTTCGCCTACGGCGCGATCGAGGCGATCAAGCGGGCCGGGCTTACCGGCGGTTGTTCGACGAGCCCGCCCCGGTATTGCCCCGACGAGCCTCTCACGCGGGCGATGCTCGCCAGCTTCCTCGCCCGAGGGCTCGCGCTCGATCTCGCGAAGGCGCCGACCACACCCTATTACACGGACGTGCCGCGCGATCACCTCGCCTTTGCCGCCGTGCAGGTCGTGACGCAGGCGGGCCTCCTCCCAGGTTGCGCGACGGCCCGGCACTTCTGTCCCGCGGAGGCCGTGTCGCGGGGCGCGATGGCCGAGGCAGCGCGGGCCGCGCTCCTTCACGGGCTTTGA
- a CDS encoding ABC transporter ATP-binding protein, translating into MRDALQAIGLTKTYGSGANAVTALDDVSLTLARGTVSALLGPSGAGKSTLIKALGFVSPAQRGEVFFEGRRVVKDGVPLADLPRLRRHHLGFVFQKANLTSFLTARENVEIACELGEKPHGRQRARELLAYLEVGHRERAYPETLSGGEQQRVAIARALANEPSLILADEPTAALDSLRSRLVMELFRKVAHERGTAVLVVTHDHRALDVFDALYEMEDGRIRRAEHPAVVSAVHPPAPR; encoded by the coding sequence ATGCGCGACGCGCTCCAGGCCATCGGCCTGACCAAGACCTACGGCAGCGGGGCCAACGCGGTGACCGCACTCGACGACGTGAGCCTCACCCTCGCACGCGGCACGGTGTCCGCCCTGCTCGGTCCGAGCGGCGCGGGAAAGTCCACGCTTATCAAGGCGCTCGGCTTCGTCTCCCCCGCTCAGCGCGGCGAGGTCTTCTTCGAGGGTCGGCGCGTCGTCAAGGATGGCGTCCCGCTCGCCGACCTGCCGCGGCTGCGACGGCACCACCTCGGCTTCGTCTTCCAGAAGGCGAACCTCACCTCGTTCCTCACCGCGCGCGAGAACGTGGAGATCGCCTGCGAGCTCGGGGAGAAGCCCCACGGTCGGCAGCGCGCCCGGGAACTCCTCGCCTACCTCGAGGTCGGACACCGCGAGCGCGCGTACCCGGAGACCCTGAGCGGCGGCGAGCAACAGCGCGTGGCCATCGCTCGCGCCCTGGCCAACGAACCGTCGTTGATCCTCGCCGACGAACCGACCGCGGCGCTGGACAGCCTGCGCAGCCGCCTGGTGATGGAGCTCTTCCGTAAGGTAGCGCACGAGCGGGGGACAGCCGTGCTCGTGGTCACGCACGACCACCGGGCGCTCGACGTCTTCGACGCGCTCTACGAGATGGAGGACGGCCGGATCCGGCGCGCCGAACACCCTGCCGTCGTCTCTGCCGTCCACCCGCCGGCACCGCGCTGA
- a CDS encoding ABC transporter permease, with protein sequence MNLALRDVRRHLPRFLGTAGGLGLLLSVVVAMQGIYAGMVDDATILTRAMRADLWVVQRETRGPFAEASRLDPSIEARVAAVPGVRSARPYTYQLIQRERDGKVLRIALVGLGWPDDAGQALPLVRGRPLSQGHGELILDASLGLELGETLTLAGEPYRVVGLTRNALTSGGDSVAFMSAADAQLVAYDQPAEATLLERQRVVERLRRTDLGRGQPALEDLLTDPRWRAPALAAPPLAAVLVETAPHQRDEVREVLRRWGDVAVYTQDEEEALLLGGVVQRARLQIGLFTAILTLTAAVIVMMVIYNLTLEKTHDLAVLKLMGAQRRRLLGLVLQQSWLLGALGYAVAYLIGDLAFPAFPRRVLITPTISVVAPVVTLAIVTLASILGVSHVMRIDPARALEG encoded by the coding sequence GTGAACCTCGCACTCCGCGACGTGCGCCGACATCTACCGCGCTTCCTCGGCACCGCGGGCGGCCTCGGGCTCCTCCTAAGCGTCGTAGTCGCGATGCAGGGGATCTACGCCGGGATGGTGGACGACGCGACGATCCTCACGCGGGCCATGCGCGCGGACCTCTGGGTGGTCCAGCGCGAGACCCGTGGCCCCTTCGCCGAGGCGTCCCGGCTCGACCCGAGCATCGAGGCGCGCGTCGCCGCCGTACCCGGCGTGCGAAGCGCCCGCCCCTACACCTACCAGCTCATCCAGCGCGAGCGCGACGGCAAGGTGCTGCGTATCGCTCTCGTGGGCCTCGGCTGGCCCGACGACGCAGGCCAGGCGCTTCCACTCGTCCGCGGTCGGCCGCTCTCGCAGGGGCACGGCGAGCTGATCCTCGACGCGTCGCTCGGGCTCGAGCTCGGCGAGACCCTCACCCTCGCCGGCGAGCCCTACCGCGTGGTGGGGCTGACGCGTAACGCGCTCACCTCGGGCGGCGACTCCGTGGCCTTCATGAGCGCCGCCGATGCGCAGCTCGTGGCCTACGACCAGCCGGCCGAGGCCACGCTCCTCGAACGGCAGCGCGTCGTCGAACGCCTGCGCCGCACCGACCTCGGCCGCGGACAACCGGCGCTCGAGGACCTGCTCACCGACCCGAGGTGGCGCGCCCCCGCACTGGCCGCCCCGCCGCTGGCCGCCGTGCTCGTCGAGACCGCGCCGCACCAGCGCGACGAGGTGCGCGAGGTGCTCCGCCGCTGGGGAGACGTCGCCGTCTACACGCAAGACGAGGAGGAGGCCCTGCTCCTCGGCGGCGTGGTGCAGCGCGCGCGGCTGCAGATCGGGCTCTTCACGGCCATCCTCACGCTCACGGCGGCGGTGATCGTGATGATGGTGATCTACAACCTGACCCTCGAGAAGACCCACGACCTGGCCGTGCTCAAACTGATGGGCGCGCAGCGCCGGCGCCTGCTCGGGCTCGTCTTGCAGCAGTCCTGGCTCCTCGGCGCCCTCGGCTACGCGGTGGCCTACCTCATCGGGGACCTGGCCTTTCCGGCCTTCCCGCGCCGCGTGCTCATCACGCCGACGATATCCGTCGTCGCGCCGGTGGTGACCCTCGCCATCGTCACCCTGGCGAGCATCCTCGGGGTGAGCCACGTGATGCGCATCGACCCCGCGCGAGCGCTGGAGGGCTGA
- a CDS encoding efflux RND transporter periplasmic adaptor subunit, with protein sequence MTPSNLLRRLLDLLRRARWLLLLGAAAFALLWFRVLAPVPVERARLERGLVVKEAFGRGLVESQREAAVGFDLVGRLSQVLVEEGTRVSLGQELARLETSQALADLRSAQTGISAARSSLERLAAEEERARAVLAAAEREAARTQALFASGAIGGQARDDTKDRLRLARADLDRVLAQRSEATRGIDVARGGAEQRRVAMVRATLLAPFEGLVTRRLREPGDTVTIGSTVLRLVDTNRVHVSAAVDETVLSELAVDQPATIHFPGRSDAISGKVTRISWEADRQTHEIEVEVTPDRLAQRVAIGQRADVRIELARKARVLRLPLRMLQRDAEGTFVYVDRGGRIATLRPKLGVTGKDHVEVLAGLAEGEIVLAAASPAGRLPLGRRWRTP encoded by the coding sequence GTGACACCCTCGAACCTCCTCCGTCGCCTGCTCGACCTCCTCCGGCGTGCCCGATGGCTGCTGCTGCTCGGTGCAGCCGCCTTCGCCTTGCTCTGGTTCCGCGTCCTCGCCCCGGTACCCGTCGAGCGCGCACGTCTCGAGCGTGGCCTCGTGGTGAAGGAGGCCTTCGGTCGCGGGCTGGTCGAGAGCCAGCGCGAGGCCGCAGTGGGCTTCGACCTCGTGGGCCGGCTGAGTCAGGTGCTCGTCGAGGAGGGCACGCGCGTGAGCCTCGGCCAGGAGCTCGCCCGGCTCGAGACGAGCCAGGCCCTCGCCGACCTGCGCTCGGCACAGACGGGGATCTCGGCGGCACGCTCCTCGCTGGAGCGCCTCGCCGCCGAGGAGGAGCGCGCTCGAGCCGTCCTCGCCGCCGCCGAGCGCGAGGCGGCGCGCACGCAGGCCCTGTTCGCCTCGGGTGCCATCGGTGGCCAGGCGCGCGACGACACGAAGGACCGACTACGCCTCGCCCGCGCCGACCTGGACCGGGTGCTCGCTCAGCGCTCGGAGGCCACGCGTGGCATCGACGTGGCCCGGGGAGGCGCCGAGCAACGCCGCGTGGCGATGGTCCGCGCCACGCTCCTCGCCCCCTTCGAGGGCCTCGTCACGCGACGCCTGCGCGAGCCCGGCGACACGGTGACCATCGGCTCGACGGTCCTGCGCCTCGTCGACACGAACCGCGTGCACGTCAGCGCGGCTGTGGACGAGACGGTCCTCTCCGAGCTCGCGGTCGACCAGCCGGCGACGATCCACTTTCCGGGAAGGAGCGATGCCATCTCGGGCAAGGTGACCCGCATCTCCTGGGAAGCGGACCGCCAGACCCACGAGATAGAGGTCGAGGTCACGCCCGATCGCCTGGCGCAACGCGTGGCGATCGGCCAGCGCGCCGACGTGCGCATCGAGCTCGCGCGCAAGGCCCGCGTGCTACGCCTGCCGCTGCGCATGCTCCAACGCGACGCCGAGGGGACCTTCGTCTATGTCGATCGGGGCGGGCGGATCGCCACCCTCCGGCCGAAGCTCGGCGTGACCGGGAAGGACCACGTCGAGGTGCTCGCGGGGCTCGCCGAGGGTGAGATCGTGCTCGCCGCCGCCTCCCCGGCCGGTCGTCTGCCCCTCGGTCGCCGCTGGAGGACGCCGTGA
- a CDS encoding TetR/AcrR family transcriptional regulator encodes MRQVELVDAALHLIATRGIAALTTRKLAEAVGLTTGAIFRHFVTLDALLEAVVVRVEAVLAGTYPSSELPPLERLERFVEARSTAVGQHLGILRLVLSEQFLLALPDQGSARLTSCVEQTRAFVSACVREAQRDGSVRNDLPAEALSAVVLGTTQLLALAGANPGLQGADSRAVARALSLLLRPMQAEASPSPRGPAKKPRIRAPKKVR; translated from the coding sequence ATGCGCCAGGTCGAGCTCGTGGACGCGGCGCTGCACCTCATCGCCACGCGCGGGATCGCCGCGCTCACCACGCGGAAGCTCGCCGAGGCCGTGGGCCTCACGACCGGGGCCATCTTTCGGCACTTCGTCACGCTCGACGCCCTGCTCGAGGCCGTCGTGGTGCGCGTGGAGGCCGTGCTCGCCGGGACCTATCCGTCGAGCGAGCTGCCTCCGCTCGAGCGCCTCGAGCGTTTCGTCGAGGCGCGCAGCACCGCAGTAGGCCAGCACCTCGGGATCCTGCGGCTCGTCCTCTCCGAGCAGTTCCTGCTCGCGCTTCCCGACCAGGGCTCGGCGAGGCTCACCTCCTGCGTGGAGCAGACACGCGCGTTCGTCTCCGCCTGCGTGCGCGAGGCCCAGCGGGACGGTTCCGTCCGCAACGATCTCCCCGCCGAGGCCCTCTCCGCCGTAGTGCTCGGCACGACGCAGCTCCTGGCTCTCGCCGGCGCGAATCCCGGGCTGCAGGGGGCCGACTCGCGCGCCGTGGCGCGGGCCCTCTCGCTGTTGCTGCGGCCGATGCAGGCCGAGGCGTCCCCGAGCCCCCGCGGCCCGGCGAAGAAACCGCGTATCCGCGCCCCGAAGAAGGTGAGGTAG